In Neovison vison isolate M4711 chromosome 11, ASM_NN_V1, whole genome shotgun sequence, one genomic interval encodes:
- the ANK1 gene encoding ankyrin-1 isoform X6 — translation MWTFVTQLLVTLVLLGFFLVSCQNVMHIVKGSLCFVLKHIHQELDKELGESEGVSDDEETISTRVVRRRVFLKGSEFQDIPGEQVTEEQFTDEQGNIVTKKIIRKVVRQIDSSGVEASQEHEEVIAEGPLEDPREMEADVDSFMRHVQDHTSTPNP, via the exons ATGTGGACTTTCGTCACCCAGCTCCTGGTCACCCTAGTGCTCCTGGGCTTCTTTCTGGTCAGCTGTCAGAATGTGATGCACATTGTCAAGGGCTCCCTGTGCTTTGTGCTGAAACATATCCACCAGGAGCTGGACAAGGAGCTGGGGGAGAGTGAGGGCGTGAGTGACGACGAGGAGACCATCTCCACCAGGGTGGTCCGGCGTCGGGTGTTCCTCAAG GGGAGTGAGTTCCAAGATATTCCAGGGGAGCAGGTGACAGAGGAACAATTCACAGATGAGCAGGGCAACATTGTCACCAAGAAG ATCATCCGCAAAGTTGTTCGGCAGATAGACTCGTCCGGTGTGGAGGCCAGCCAGGAACACGAGGAGGTGATTGCTGAGGGGCCCCTGGAGGACCCCAGGGAGATGGAAGCTGATGTTGATTCTTTTATGAGACACGTGCAG
- the ANK1 gene encoding ankyrin-1 isoform X7 has product MWTFVTQLLVTLVLLGFFLVSCQNVMHIVKGSLCFVLKHIHQELDKELGESEGVSDDEETISTRVVRRRVFLKGSEFQDIPGEQVTEEQFTDEQGNIVTKKDHTSTPNP; this is encoded by the exons ATGTGGACTTTCGTCACCCAGCTCCTGGTCACCCTAGTGCTCCTGGGCTTCTTTCTGGTCAGCTGTCAGAATGTGATGCACATTGTCAAGGGCTCCCTGTGCTTTGTGCTGAAACATATCCACCAGGAGCTGGACAAGGAGCTGGGGGAGAGTGAGGGCGTGAGTGACGACGAGGAGACCATCTCCACCAGGGTGGTCCGGCGTCGGGTGTTCCTCAAG GGGAGTGAGTTCCAAGATATTCCAGGGGAGCAGGTGACAGAGGAACAATTCACAGATGAGCAGGGCAACATTGTCACCAAGAAG